A single genomic interval of Lynx canadensis isolate LIC74 chromosome A2, mLynCan4.pri.v2, whole genome shotgun sequence harbors:
- the PPP4R2 gene encoding serine/threonine-protein phosphatase 4 regulatory subunit 2, whose product MDVERLQEALKDFEKRGKKEVCPVLDQFLCHVAKTGETMIQWSQFKGYFIFKLEKVMDDFRTSAPEPRGPPNPNVEYIPFDEMKERILKIVTGFNGIPFTIQRLCELLTDPRRNYTGTDKFLRGVEKNVMVVSCVYPSSEKNNSNSLNRMNGVMFPGNSPSYTERSNINGPGTPRPLNRPKVSLSVPMTTNGLPESADSKESNLQQNEDKNHSDSVTAESEGSSVSPVKNKHPDEDSVEAEGHEVKRLRFDKESEVRETASQTSSSEISSVMVEETETSSSSQDKDKESSCTRQHCTEEDEEEDEEEEEESFMTSREMIPERKNQEKESDDALTVNEETSEENNQMEESDLTQAEKDLHSEGSENTGPVSSGSDCHETEELVGSNSSKTGEILSESSMENDEEATEVTDEPMEQD is encoded by the exons gATTCAGTGGTCCCAATTTAAaggctattttattttcaaactggaGAAAGTGATGGATGATTTTCGAACTTCAGCTCCTGAACCAAGGGGTCCTCCCAACCCTAATGTCGAGTATATTCCCtttgatgaaatgaaggaaagaatactGAAAATTGTCACTGGATTTAATGG TATCCCTTTTACTATTCAGCGACTATGTGAGTTGCTAACAGATCCAAGGAGAAACTATACAGGAACAGACAAATTTCTCAGAGGAGtagaaaag AATGTGATGGTTGTTAGCTGTGTATACCCTTCTTCAGA GAAAAACAATTCCAATAGTTTAAATCGAATGAATGGTGTTATGTTTCCTGGAAATTCACCAAGTTACACTGAACG GTCTAATATAAATGGGCCTGGAACACCCAGGCCGCTTAATCGACCAAAGGTTTCTTTGTCAGTCCCCATGACAACAAATGGCTTGCCTGAGAGCGCAGACAGCAAAGAGTCAAACTTACAGCAAAATGAGGACAAAAATCACAG tgACTCTGTGACCGCTGAATCCGAAGGTTCCTCAGTGAGCCCTGTAAAAAATAAACACCCAGATGAAGATTCTGTGGAGGCTGAGGGGCATGAGGTAAAAAGACTGAGGTTTGACAAAGAAAGTGAAGTCAGAGAGACAGCCAGCCAAACATCTTCCAGTGAAATTTCTTCGGTTATggtagaagaaacagaaacatcGTCGTCATCTCAGGATAAAGACAAGGAAAGTAGTTGTACCAGACAGCACTGTAcagaagaggatgaagaagaggatgaagaggaagaagaag agTCTTTTATGACATCAAGAGAAatgattccagaaagaaaaaatcaagaaaaagaatctgATGATGCCTTAACTGTGAATGAAGAGACTTCTGAGGAAAATAATCAAATGGAAGAATCTGATCTGACTCAAGCTGAGAAAGATTTACATTCTGAAGGTAGTGAAAATACAGGCCCTGTAAGTAGTGGTTCTGATTGCCATGAGACAGAAGAATTAGTAGGATCCAATTCCAGTAAAACTGGAGAGATTCTCTCAGAATCATCTATGGAAAACGACGAAGAAGCCACAGAAGTCACAGATGAACCAATGGAACAAGACTAA